From a single Cytophagales bacterium WSM2-2 genomic region:
- a CDS encoding AraC family transcriptional regulator, producing the protein MQNLVERPPAKAAGSIKVLFEKDDLSLSVAENTSGETQATDATLIKSMIHFYFCVDGSALFAFGPHYSREITRQKNYFFYNPEKNLPFQLQLTPNTRMVFMTISLESMHKLFVHDALPFLKAENVSQKFYDEREIPSYLLLVLNQLFNTHLSESAAKLYYQGKALELLSLYFSETKPDTESCPFLNDQETVRKIKHAKEYLLKNSDSPPSLKELAKFAGLNEYQLKAGFKEIYGNSVFGFLLDHKLDHARMLLDTHKYQVNEVAYQLGYTNPSHFITAFKKKFGVTPKKYLMGKN; encoded by the coding sequence ATGCAGAATCTCGTTGAAAGACCCCCGGCAAAAGCAGCAGGAAGCATCAAGGTTCTTTTCGAGAAAGACGATTTGTCGCTTTCCGTTGCCGAAAATACATCAGGTGAAACTCAGGCTACTGACGCAACCCTGATCAAGAGTATGATTCACTTCTATTTCTGTGTGGACGGGAGCGCGCTCTTTGCATTTGGCCCGCATTATAGCCGGGAGATCACCCGTCAGAAAAACTATTTTTTTTATAATCCCGAAAAGAACCTGCCCTTTCAATTGCAGTTGACGCCAAATACAAGGATGGTATTTATGACCATCTCCCTGGAGAGCATGCACAAGCTTTTTGTACACGATGCCCTTCCTTTTCTGAAAGCGGAAAACGTGAGTCAAAAATTTTATGATGAGCGAGAAATTCCTTCCTACTTGTTGCTTGTACTCAACCAGCTTTTCAACACTCACTTGAGTGAAAGCGCAGCCAAACTGTACTACCAGGGAAAAGCTCTTGAACTTTTGAGCCTTTACTTCTCCGAGACTAAACCCGACACTGAAAGTTGTCCTTTCCTTAACGACCAGGAGACAGTTAGGAAAATAAAACACGCGAAAGAGTACTTGTTGAAAAATTCGGACTCACCGCCAAGTCTGAAAGAGCTGGCGAAGTTTGCAGGCCTCAACGAATATCAACTCAAAGCGGGCTTCAAAGAAATTTACGGCAACAGCGTCTTTGGTTTCCTACTCGATCACAAACTCGACCATGCGCGTATGCTTCTGGACACACACAAATACCAGGTGAATGAAGTTGCCTACCAACTCGGCTATACTAACCCCAGTCATTTCATTACTGCGTTCAAGAAAAAGTTTGGAGTTACCCCGAAGAAGTATTTGATGGGGAAAAATTAA
- the hemL gene encoding glutamate-1-semialdehyde 2,1-aminomutase: MTNSEKLFQEAQQFIPGGVNSPVRAFRQVGGTPLFMKSAKGAYLFDADGKQYIDYINSWGPMILGHSHPKVVEALQQQATQAVSFGAPTEQETQLARLITQMVPGIDLIRFVNSGTEACMSALRLARGFTNRSKFIKFEGHYHGHSDAFLKKAGSGVATLNIKVNAGIPAAVVDDTLVASFNDFEEIEKLVVANKDDLAAIIVEPVAGNMGCVPPKPGYLQHLRSLCDKYGAVLIFDEVMTGFRLAKGGAQELYNIKADLVTFGKVIGGGLPVGAFGGRKEIMSKIAPLGDVYQAGTLSGNPLAMIAGFTTLSILNQQPGIFTELEKKTIYLEKGLREVLSKKNLPFIINKLGSMISVHFCENEVTDFKSATPGNNEIFKKFFHGMLQNGVYLPPSPFETWFLSDALTYQDLDKTIEVCDLLIL, translated from the coding sequence ATGACCAACAGCGAAAAATTATTTCAGGAGGCGCAGCAATTTATTCCCGGCGGAGTGAATTCACCGGTACGCGCCTTTCGGCAAGTGGGAGGCACTCCCTTGTTTATGAAATCTGCGAAGGGCGCCTATCTTTTTGACGCGGACGGAAAGCAGTACATAGACTACATCAACTCCTGGGGTCCGATGATCCTGGGCCATAGCCATCCGAAAGTAGTGGAGGCGTTGCAGCAGCAGGCAACTCAAGCGGTTTCGTTTGGCGCTCCGACAGAACAAGAGACGCAACTCGCACGGTTGATCACACAAATGGTTCCGGGCATTGACCTCATACGTTTTGTGAATTCCGGAACAGAAGCATGCATGTCGGCACTCCGATTGGCACGCGGATTTACTAACCGCTCAAAGTTTATCAAGTTCGAAGGTCACTATCACGGGCACAGCGATGCCTTTCTGAAAAAAGCGGGAAGTGGTGTGGCAACATTGAACATCAAAGTTAACGCAGGGATTCCTGCGGCTGTTGTTGACGACACGCTGGTAGCATCATTCAATGACTTTGAAGAAATAGAAAAACTGGTTGTAGCAAACAAGGATGACTTGGCTGCAATTATCGTTGAACCGGTAGCCGGTAACATGGGTTGCGTACCTCCCAAGCCAGGCTACTTGCAGCACTTGAGATCGCTTTGTGACAAGTACGGAGCTGTCCTGATTTTTGATGAAGTGATGACGGGCTTCCGGTTGGCAAAAGGTGGAGCTCAGGAATTATACAATATCAAAGCAGATCTGGTCACTTTTGGAAAAGTGATTGGAGGAGGACTGCCCGTTGGCGCGTTTGGTGGACGAAAAGAAATCATGAGCAAAATTGCTCCGTTGGGAGATGTTTACCAGGCAGGAACCTTATCTGGAAATCCATTGGCGATGATCGCTGGTTTTACTACACTTTCCATTTTAAATCAGCAACCGGGGATTTTTACTGAACTTGAAAAGAAAACGATTTACCTGGAGAAAGGACTTCGGGAAGTCCTAAGTAAAAAGAATCTTCCGTTCATTATCAACAAACTCGGCTCCATGATCAGTGTTCATTTTTGTGAAAACGAAGTGACTGATTTCAAAAGTGCTACTCCTGGCAACAATGAGATTTTCAAGAAGTTTTTTCATGGGATGTTGCAAAATGGAGTTTATTTGCCACCATCGCCTTTCGAGACATGGTTTTTATCTGATGCCCTTACTTACCAGGATTTGGATAAAACAATTGAGGTTTGCGATCTGTTAATCCTCTAA
- the tadA gene encoding tRNA-specific adenosine deaminase, with protein sequence MDFTSHDYFMGEALKEARKAFDNGEVPVGAVVVCQNKIIARAHNQTEQLTDATAHAEMIAVTAASNGLGSKYLSDCTLYVTLEPCVMCAGALHWVQLQKLVYGAEDLQRGFSLVSTPLLHPKTEIIKGIKKDPSKELIDSFFRRIRE encoded by the coding sequence ATGGACTTCACTTCTCACGATTACTTTATGGGCGAAGCTTTGAAAGAAGCACGCAAAGCTTTTGATAATGGTGAAGTTCCTGTTGGTGCTGTTGTTGTCTGCCAAAATAAAATCATTGCCAGAGCACATAATCAAACTGAACAGCTTACCGATGCCACTGCTCATGCCGAGATGATCGCTGTCACGGCTGCTTCCAACGGGCTTGGTTCAAAGTATTTAAGCGATTGTACATTATATGTCACACTGGAGCCGTGCGTGATGTGTGCGGGAGCCCTTCACTGGGTTCAACTTCAAAAGTTAGTTTATGGCGCTGAGGATTTGCAGCGGGGCTTTTCCCTCGTGAGTACACCTTTGCTCCATCCGAAAACAGAGATTATCAAAGGCATAAAAAAAGATCCTTCCAAAGAACTGATTGACTCTTTCTTTAGAAGGATCCGTGAA
- the hemF gene encoding coproporphyrinogen oxidase → MKDRFEKLITELQDSICHAIEKVDGREKFHEDLWQREGGGGGVTRVISNGKIFEKGGVNRSAVFGEVTPALASQLKTSGSHFFATGISLVLHPVSPMIPTVHANFRYFELYDQHKNKIDSWFGGGADLTPYYLFDEDAVHFHQTLKKACDQSDSSFYPKFKQQCDDYFNNAHRGNERRGVGGIFYDYLRPDSLRDESFFFNFSSTCGKAFIEAYLPIIERRKNLPFTGGQVRWQELRRGRYVEFNLIHDRGTIFGLKSNGRTESILMSLPPRARFEYSDQPESGSREEELVQVLRNPKQWV, encoded by the coding sequence ATGAAAGACAGATTTGAAAAATTGATTACTGAACTTCAGGATTCGATTTGCCATGCCATTGAAAAGGTCGATGGAAGGGAGAAGTTTCATGAGGACCTGTGGCAACGCGAAGGCGGAGGTGGTGGTGTCACACGAGTCATTTCCAATGGAAAGATTTTTGAAAAAGGAGGAGTGAACCGTTCTGCCGTTTTTGGAGAAGTGACTCCCGCACTCGCATCGCAGTTAAAAACAAGTGGCTCTCATTTTTTTGCAACTGGCATTTCTTTGGTATTACATCCGGTTAGTCCGATGATACCTACCGTGCACGCCAATTTCCGTTACTTCGAATTGTATGATCAGCATAAAAATAAAATCGACTCCTGGTTTGGTGGAGGAGCCGACCTTACTCCTTATTATTTATTTGATGAAGACGCAGTTCATTTTCATCAAACGCTGAAGAAAGCATGTGACCAGTCGGATAGCTCATTTTATCCTAAGTTCAAACAACAGTGCGATGATTACTTCAACAACGCACATCGCGGAAATGAACGAAGAGGAGTTGGCGGAATTTTTTATGATTACCTGCGACCAGATTCCTTACGGGACGAGAGTTTCTTTTTCAATTTTTCGTCTACTTGTGGGAAGGCATTTATCGAGGCTTACTTGCCGATTATAGAACGAAGAAAAAATTTGCCTTTCACTGGTGGACAAGTTCGCTGGCAGGAACTTCGCCGGGGGAGATACGTAGAGTTTAATTTGATCCATGATCGCGGAACCATCTTTGGACTTAAATCCAACGGCCGCACCGAGAGCATTCTGATGAGCTTACCTCCAAGAGCACGTTTTGAATACTCTGATCAACCAGAGTCAGGATCAAGAGAGGAAGAGCTGGTTCAAGTGTTGAGGAACCCGAAACAATGGGTATAG
- the hemB gene encoding delta-aminolevulinic acid dehydratase codes for MELNKRYRRLRTNSVVRNMVAETSLTPDNFIVPLFIMEGNNKREAIASMPGYFRLSLDLLKNEIAELKKLGLGSVLLFVKVPDNLKDNEGKEAVNPQGLMQRAVRLIKEIDSTMVVMTDVALDPYSSYGHDGIVSGQEIVNDATVEVLAAMSVSHAQAGADFVAPSDMMDGRVKAIRKKLDEAGFTKTGILSYSAKYASSFYGPFRDALDSAPGFGDKKTYQMDFRNSTEALKETLQDVEEGADIVMVKPAGAYLDIIRRVKDSVQVPVAAYQVSGEYAMIKAAAANGWLDEKQTMIESLTAIRRAGADIIVSYFAKDFAKTIK; via the coding sequence ATGGAACTAAATAAAAGATATCGGAGGCTTCGCACCAATAGTGTCGTGCGAAATATGGTAGCCGAAACTTCACTGACACCCGACAATTTTATTGTCCCTCTATTTATAATGGAAGGGAACAACAAGCGCGAAGCAATTGCTTCTATGCCCGGATATTTTAGACTGAGCCTTGATTTGTTGAAAAATGAAATAGCAGAATTGAAGAAACTGGGTTTGGGTTCAGTTCTTTTATTCGTGAAGGTACCTGACAACCTGAAAGACAATGAAGGGAAGGAAGCGGTGAATCCGCAGGGACTGATGCAGCGCGCAGTTCGTTTGATCAAGGAAATTGATTCTACAATGGTCGTGATGACGGATGTTGCGCTCGATCCCTATTCAAGCTACGGCCATGACGGTATTGTATCCGGGCAGGAAATTGTAAATGACGCCACGGTGGAAGTGTTGGCAGCAATGTCGGTTTCACATGCACAAGCGGGAGCTGATTTTGTTGCACCGTCAGACATGATGGATGGCCGCGTAAAAGCAATTCGTAAAAAACTTGATGAAGCAGGATTCACGAAAACAGGAATTCTTTCTTATAGCGCCAAGTATGCTTCTAGCTTTTATGGACCATTCCGTGATGCGTTGGATAGCGCTCCCGGTTTCGGAGACAAAAAAACTTACCAGATGGATTTTAGAAACAGCACAGAGGCTTTGAAAGAGACATTACAAGATGTAGAAGAAGGCGCTGATATCGTAATGGTAAAACCGGCAGGCGCTTACCTCGACATCATTCGAAGAGTAAAAGACAGCGTGCAAGTACCGGTGGCAGCTTATCAGGTGTCGGGAGAATATGCAATGATCAAAGCAGCGGCAGCGAACGGCTGGCTTGATGAAAAGCAAACGATGATTGAGTCGCTCACAGCTATCCGAAGAGCGGGTGCAGATATTATCGTCAGCTACTTCGCTAAAGATTTTGCGAAGACAATTAAGTAG
- a CDS encoding squalene--hopene cyclase gives MKTLKVVHIVAGIGLLTISALVFSSFSSNKKNKATYRTTYRSIPKGCVFRTLMGEESSDSNFVYKTPQKVAVSIEKGLTWIVKAQHPSGGWGAGSHSRQDVMDPHAVQADPATTSMVAMALLRTGTTLNSGLYAQQLTNAVNYILKMVESSDRNSNNITDQTGTQIQIKLGQNIDVILAAQFLSNLLPYLDSNPQLKARAKKDLEICVSKIQHAQSKDGSISGSGWAGVLQSSFATNALESAQAQGATVDNDALTRARDFQKGNYDARTGAVNTEMGAGVMLYSVTGSARASAKEARKVEEELTNAKKAGRLDQNAPATSESLEKIGYSKDDAMKYSTAYNVYNSAKVQAQREDVMDGFGSNGGEEFLSYLQTGESMIIGKDNGWNKWYDNMSGRVLRIQNDDGSWSGHHCITSPVFCTATSLLILSINNDADKLTELGK, from the coding sequence ATGAAGACTTTAAAAGTAGTTCACATTGTGGCTGGCATTGGATTGTTGACGATCTCTGCCCTGGTTTTTTCATCATTTTCGTCTAACAAGAAGAACAAGGCCACTTATCGTACCACGTATCGCAGCATTCCTAAAGGCTGTGTGTTTCGCACCTTGATGGGCGAAGAATCATCTGACAGCAATTTCGTTTACAAAACACCTCAGAAGGTAGCTGTCTCTATAGAAAAGGGACTGACGTGGATCGTCAAAGCACAGCATCCGAGTGGCGGCTGGGGAGCGGGAAGTCATTCACGTCAGGACGTCATGGACCCGCACGCAGTGCAAGCTGATCCAGCAACTACTTCTATGGTCGCAATGGCGCTGTTACGAACAGGCACGACACTCAACTCCGGACTTTATGCACAACAGCTGACGAATGCGGTGAATTATATTTTGAAAATGGTTGAGAGTTCAGATCGCAACAGCAATAACATTACTGACCAAACGGGTACACAAATTCAAATTAAACTGGGCCAGAACATTGACGTGATCCTGGCAGCGCAATTTTTATCAAACCTGTTGCCGTACCTTGATAGCAACCCACAACTGAAAGCTCGCGCAAAGAAAGATCTCGAAATCTGCGTATCAAAAATTCAGCATGCGCAAAGCAAAGACGGAAGCATCTCCGGCTCTGGCTGGGCTGGCGTGTTGCAATCTTCTTTTGCAACGAACGCTTTGGAATCCGCACAGGCACAAGGAGCTACGGTTGATAACGATGCTTTGACCAGGGCTCGTGATTTTCAGAAAGGAAACTATGATGCCAGGACTGGCGCTGTAAATACGGAGATGGGTGCAGGTGTCATGTTATATTCTGTGACAGGTTCGGCAAGAGCGAGCGCAAAAGAGGCACGCAAAGTGGAAGAGGAATTGACTAATGCTAAGAAAGCTGGTCGACTGGATCAGAATGCACCGGCAACTTCCGAATCACTCGAAAAAATCGGGTATTCGAAGGATGACGCCATGAAATATTCTACAGCTTACAATGTTTACAACTCCGCGAAAGTGCAGGCACAGCGCGAGGATGTGATGGACGGATTCGGCAGTAATGGTGGCGAGGAATTTCTCAGTTACTTACAGACAGGCGAATCGATGATCATCGGCAAAGACAACGGCTGGAACAAATGGTACGATAATATGTCGGGCCGTGTACTAAGAATTCAAAATGATGACGGCAGCTGGAGCGGACACCACTGCATCACCAGCCCGGTGTTTTGCACGGCAACATCGCTGCTTATTCTCTCAATAAACAATGATGCCGATAAATTGACTGAGTTAGGCAAGTAA
- the hemA gene encoding glutamyl-tRNA reductase → MGILDTKGLAGFARKFYVVGVNFQKTDTQHRSKFSITPARSAEVYKHASPCLEHYLILSTCNRTEIYGFAPCEYVLMSFLKSLSGVSHQDISESIYVKESDDAVNHLLTVASGLDSQIPGDYEIIGQIRNAFQLSKQLGRSNGYLEKVVNQAILVSKTIKNTTAFSDGTVSVSYAVVQQLKKIMDRDKLHKICVVGLGKIGHNTLKYMIQHLPGAEITLVNRDEKKLDEIASKHGLNSAPITSLAHVVSGSEIVIVATSAPEPVLHLSHVQNTPVRFIFDLSMPRNVAQDVYQYSEVKVFDVDQISATVNETLDKRMSEIPKVKAIVKAKAQEFFDWQERRKSRTTSPAQYEQFYHNVIADTKNGHARQFSCFMADQCCEGKPGATWLKVQPYSA, encoded by the coding sequence ATGGGTATTTTAGATACGAAGGGTCTTGCTGGATTTGCCAGAAAATTCTATGTAGTTGGAGTTAATTTTCAAAAGACTGACACCCAGCATCGTAGTAAATTTTCAATCACTCCTGCCCGCAGTGCAGAAGTCTACAAGCATGCGTCACCATGCCTTGAGCACTATTTGATTCTATCCACCTGTAACCGGACGGAGATCTATGGATTTGCTCCATGCGAATACGTCCTGATGTCTTTTTTGAAATCGTTGAGCGGAGTGTCGCATCAAGACATTTCTGAAAGCATTTATGTGAAAGAGAGCGATGATGCTGTTAATCACTTGTTGACGGTGGCTTCCGGACTTGATTCACAAATTCCCGGTGACTATGAGATCATCGGACAAATACGGAATGCATTTCAACTGTCAAAGCAATTGGGTCGCTCCAATGGATATTTAGAAAAAGTAGTGAACCAGGCCATTCTCGTTTCGAAGACCATCAAAAATACGACTGCATTTTCTGACGGCACGGTTTCGGTTTCGTATGCCGTGGTGCAGCAGTTGAAAAAAATCATGGATCGCGACAAGCTTCACAAGATATGCGTAGTGGGCTTGGGCAAGATTGGGCACAATACGTTGAAGTACATGATCCAACACTTGCCGGGTGCAGAGATTACACTAGTCAATCGCGATGAGAAAAAACTGGACGAAATAGCGTCAAAGCACGGGTTGAATTCTGCACCTATTACTTCTCTTGCGCACGTAGTGAGTGGAAGCGAAATAGTGATTGTAGCGACAAGTGCTCCTGAGCCGGTTTTACACCTTTCACATGTACAGAATACACCGGTGAGATTCATTTTTGATTTATCAATGCCGCGAAATGTGGCACAAGATGTCTATCAGTATAGTGAAGTGAAAGTTTTCGATGTCGATCAGATTTCCGCTACCGTGAACGAAACACTTGACAAGCGCATGTCCGAGATTCCAAAAGTAAAAGCGATTGTCAAAGCAAAGGCGCAAGAGTTTTTTGATTGGCAGGAACGCAGAAAGAGCCGCACAACATCACCGGCACAGTACGAACAATTTTATCACAATGTCATCGCAGACACTAAGAATGGCCACGCGCGACAGTTCTCTTGCTTTATGGCAGACCAATGCTGTGAAGGCAAGCCTGGAGCAACATGGCTTAAAGTGCAACCTTATTCCGCTTAA
- the hemC gene encoding hydroxymethylbilane synthase, which produces MATRDSSLALWQTNAVKASLEQHGLKCNLIPLKTLGDIDLVKPIYAMGVQGVFTKELDTALLNDQADLAVHSLKDVPTILPEGLVIAAVLERASADDILVHKSGFDPKKEDAVIATSSIRRKSQWLSRYPKHKLVNVRGNVETRLRKFQEEGWDGIIFAKAGLERLNLLPKDFAVLDWMLPAPAQGAIAIVCRTDDEYAFQACRKINHELTEIRISIERNFLYHLEGGCSVPISALAVIDGTKVHFNGAISSLDGRREVNTEKEMQLSDWKKIGKEAAEDIRQSDEGKRILEEFRKLNRELNR; this is translated from the coding sequence ATGGCCACGCGCGACAGTTCTCTTGCTTTATGGCAGACCAATGCTGTGAAGGCAAGCCTGGAGCAACATGGCTTAAAGTGCAACCTTATTCCGCTTAAAACGCTTGGTGATATCGACCTCGTCAAACCCATTTATGCCATGGGGGTGCAGGGAGTTTTCACGAAGGAGTTGGATACGGCTTTATTGAACGATCAGGCCGATCTGGCAGTGCATTCGCTCAAAGATGTGCCGACTATTTTACCTGAAGGCCTCGTGATAGCAGCAGTCCTGGAACGTGCCAGTGCAGATGATATTTTAGTGCATAAGTCTGGGTTTGATCCAAAGAAAGAGGATGCTGTCATCGCAACAAGCAGCATTCGAAGGAAAAGCCAGTGGCTGAGCCGATACCCGAAACACAAACTGGTCAACGTTCGTGGTAACGTGGAAACACGACTTAGAAAATTTCAGGAAGAGGGTTGGGACGGAATCATCTTTGCGAAAGCAGGACTTGAGCGACTGAATTTACTCCCAAAAGATTTTGCCGTGCTGGATTGGATGCTGCCGGCCCCGGCCCAGGGGGCAATTGCCATAGTGTGTCGCACGGACGATGAATATGCGTTTCAGGCTTGCCGTAAGATCAATCATGAATTGACTGAAATCAGGATCAGCATTGAACGGAATTTTCTGTACCACCTGGAAGGCGGATGCTCGGTGCCGATCAGCGCTTTGGCCGTAATCGATGGAACCAAAGTTCATTTCAATGGAGCTATCTCAAGTCTTGATGGCAGACGCGAAGTGAATACAGAAAAAGAAATGCAATTGAGCGATTGGAAAAAAATAGGGAAGGAAGCAGCGGAAGATATTCGACAGTCGGACGAGGGAAAAAGAATTTTAGAGGAGTTTAGAAAACTGAATCGCGAGCTGAACAGATGA
- the hemH gene encoding ferrochelatase: protein MIGLAYFRAFMKNTGLILVNLGSPDSYKVKDVRKYLRQFLSDGRVIDVPYPLRKLIVEGFILPTRPKKSAEAYRSVWMKEGAPLKVLTENFRQALKPMINLPMATAMRYGNPTPEAALQELEQQHPQLEEVLIAPLYPHYAMSSYETAYLYVQKKIRKLRPQLKFKVLQPFYDEKNYISALSKSVAPYLTKPYDHILFSYHGLPVRHLKKTDPTKSHCYLTDRCCDVPSPAWNFCYKHQVIQTTKLVAAELKIPSHKFSYSFQSRLGSDEWIKPFTDVQLQKFPSQGVKNLLVICPAFVSDCLETLEEIAIRGKESFEAAGGEKLTFIPSLNADLQWVETFAGYVKEADVNHSRLWLSPQTL, encoded by the coding sequence ATGATCGGCTTGGCTTATTTTCGTGCCTTTATGAAAAATACAGGTCTGATTTTGGTCAATCTCGGCTCCCCCGATAGCTATAAAGTGAAAGATGTACGCAAGTACCTCCGCCAGTTTTTATCTGATGGACGAGTGATTGACGTGCCTTACCCGCTGCGCAAACTGATTGTGGAAGGGTTTATTCTCCCTACCCGTCCGAAGAAGTCGGCAGAAGCCTACAGATCGGTTTGGATGAAGGAAGGTGCACCACTGAAAGTACTTACTGAAAATTTCAGACAGGCACTGAAGCCGATGATCAATTTGCCGATGGCCACCGCCATGCGTTACGGAAATCCAACGCCCGAGGCTGCACTTCAGGAACTGGAGCAGCAGCATCCTCAGTTGGAAGAAGTTCTGATTGCACCGTTGTATCCGCATTACGCGATGTCATCTTATGAAACAGCTTATTTATATGTGCAAAAAAAAATCCGGAAGCTGCGGCCCCAGTTGAAATTCAAAGTGCTTCAGCCTTTCTATGACGAAAAAAACTATATCAGTGCGTTAAGCAAGTCGGTTGCCCCTTACCTTACCAAACCGTACGATCATATTTTATTCAGTTACCACGGATTACCGGTGAGGCATTTGAAAAAAACTGATCCGACTAAGTCACATTGCTACCTCACTGACCGGTGCTGTGATGTGCCATCACCGGCATGGAATTTTTGTTACAAACACCAGGTGATACAAACCACGAAGCTGGTAGCTGCGGAATTGAAAATTCCTTCGCACAAGTTCAGTTATTCTTTTCAATCGAGGCTTGGAAGCGATGAGTGGATCAAGCCATTTACAGATGTTCAGCTCCAGAAATTTCCGAGCCAGGGCGTGAAGAACCTGTTGGTTATATGTCCGGCTTTTGTTTCAGACTGCCTGGAAACATTGGAAGAAATTGCCATTCGTGGAAAGGAGAGCTTTGAGGCAGCGGGTGGTGAAAAACTTACGTTCATTCCCAGCCTTAACGCAGATTTGCAATGGGTAGAAACTTTTGCGGGGTATGTTAAGGAGGCGGATGTTAATCACAGCCGTCTGTGGCTTTCGCCACAAACGTTGTGA
- the hemE gene encoding uroporphyrinogen decarboxylase, whose translation MKNDLLLRTLRKEKTERIPVWFMRQAGRYLPDYIKLREKYSFFERVRNPQLAAEITVMPVKQVGVDAAILFSDILVIAQALGVEVEIAEGKGPIIADPVRTKEQIDRLNPSRTEEILSYALPTTKAVKDALENEVPLIGFCGSPWTLLCYMVEGKGSKDFAKAKQFCYQRPELAAVLLEKITEASVIYLNMQIEAGVDTVQIFDSWGGLLSPSDYRKFSLPYLDKIVKAIQPKVPVILYAKGAWFALPELEKTGASALGLDWSVEPSFAKRTLGAVLQGNLDPIVLLGPAKNVEQETIAMLKNFGKGNYIANLGHGVLPQTPFENAKIFVDTVKNFRG comes from the coding sequence ATGAAGAACGACCTTTTATTGAGAACATTGCGAAAAGAAAAAACAGAACGTATTCCAGTTTGGTTTATGCGTCAGGCAGGTCGATATCTTCCCGACTACATCAAGCTCCGTGAAAAATATTCTTTCTTCGAAAGGGTTCGCAACCCACAACTGGCAGCTGAAATAACAGTGATGCCGGTGAAACAGGTAGGTGTGGATGCGGCCATTCTTTTTTCAGATATCCTGGTGATTGCACAAGCGCTCGGTGTGGAAGTTGAAATTGCTGAAGGCAAAGGCCCGATCATTGCCGATCCTGTTCGCACAAAAGAGCAAATCGACCGATTGAATCCTTCCCGAACAGAAGAGATTCTTTCGTATGCATTGCCAACTACAAAAGCAGTCAAAGACGCACTTGAAAATGAAGTCCCGTTGATTGGGTTCTGCGGATCACCCTGGACTTTACTTTGCTACATGGTAGAAGGCAAGGGGTCCAAAGATTTTGCAAAGGCGAAACAGTTTTGCTACCAACGCCCGGAATTAGCGGCTGTACTTCTTGAAAAAATAACGGAGGCGAGCGTTATATATCTGAATATGCAGATTGAGGCAGGTGTTGACACCGTACAGATTTTTGACTCCTGGGGCGGGCTATTGTCTCCATCAGATTACCGGAAATTTTCTCTTCCGTACCTGGATAAAATTGTAAAAGCAATTCAGCCAAAGGTGCCTGTGATTTTGTATGCCAAGGGCGCCTGGTTTGCTTTGCCTGAGTTGGAAAAAACCGGGGCTTCTGCATTGGGTCTCGATTGGAGTGTCGAGCCTTCTTTTGCAAAGCGCACTTTAGGAGCCGTGTTGCAAGGCAACCTCGACCCAATCGTGCTGCTTGGCCCGGCAAAAAATGTGGAACAAGAGACAATTGCAATGCTTAAAAACTTTGGCAAGGGAAACTACATTGCCAACCTTGGTCATGGAGTTCTGCCGCAAACTCCGTTCGAAAACGCAAAAATATTTGTTGACACTGTAAAAAATTTTAGAGGATAG